The sequence below is a genomic window from Desulfomicrobium macestii.
AAAGCCGGAAGCCGAGACTCGGTCAAGGGTGCGTGCCGGGTCCTTGGCCTGGATGATCCGGATCTCCGAAATTTCGGAAAGGGGCGGCTGCGCGGCCAGGGCCTCGTGGCCGAAGAGCGGCAGCAGCAGGGGGGCCAGGGCGGCCTTCAGAAGCGAACGTCTTTGATTATTCATGGGAATCAGGCTTTATTGAGCGTGACGCGAGCCACGACTTTTTGGAAATAGTTTTCGTTTTCTTCCTGCAGCAGTCCGCCATGCTCCATCCTGGCCTTGGCGATGAAGAGCTGGACCTTTTGTATCTGGCGCATTTTCACGGCTTCGTCCGTTTCCCGCTCAAGGCACTCGATGAGCGACCTGATCTCCCGCTGAGACTGGACTTCCCTGGGCACGTAACCGGCGTTTTTGAGCACCTTGTAGGCCATGCGCAGCGTTTCGGGCATGAAGGGGTCGTTTGAATCGGGCAG
It includes:
- a CDS encoding DnaJ family domain-containing protein, which encodes MNILAELAERAIREAQQRGEFDDLSGQGQPLPDSNDPFMPETLRMAYKVLKNAGYVPREVQSQREIRSLIECLERETDEAVKMRQIQKVQLFIAKARMEHGGLLQEENENYFQKVVARVTLNKA